The Monodelphis domestica isolate mMonDom1 chromosome 7, mMonDom1.pri, whole genome shotgun sequence genome window below encodes:
- the LOC100016985 gene encoding mortality factor 4-like protein 1, with protein MAPKQAPKPEFQEGERVLCFHGPLLYEAKCLKVAREDKQVRYLIHYSGWNKNWDEWVPESRVLKYSEANLQRQRELQRANQEQQAAEGRGARGAAPGRRGASALQQKNVETLFQNIRITPAASSPGATAAASGSAPALASTSAPAEVPGPGRKTRKGKQKAAATAGGEGGPGTSSSGAAVGGRDTPQPLPRRRGRGDPGRSDGPRGAAAASSARAELQVQIPAELKPLLVQDWELVTKQGRLVALPAAKNVDSILEDYVRHRKAHGGTGDHLEYAADEVAGGIRAYFNVMLGPQLLYERERPQHNRVLAAHPDVPMSGLYGAPHLLRLFVRIGTALSYTPFDDKSLALLFGYLHDFLRYLASDPSAFFDVSDYKEAPEASQKAARTTETSQKAA; from the coding sequence ATGGCTCCGAAGCAGGCCCCAAAACCCGAGTTCCAGGAGGGTGAGCGCGTGCTGTGCTTCCACGGGCCGCTGCTATACGAGGCCAAATGCCTGAAGGTGGCCCGGGAGGACAAGCAGGTACGCTATTTGATCCACTACAGCGGCTGGAACAAGAACTGGGATGAGTGGGTGCCTGAGAGCCGCGTGCTCAAGTACTCGGAGGCCAACCTGCAGAGGCAGCGCGAGCTGCAGCGCGCCAACCAGGAGCAGCAGGCAGCCGAAGGCCGCGGGGCGCGGGGGGCTGCCCCGGGCCGCAGGGGCGCTAGCGCGCTGCAGCAGAAGAACGTGGAGACGCTCTTCCAGAACATTCGCATCACTCCTGCTGCCTCCTCCCCAGGGGCCACTGCTGCCGCCTCTGGCTCCGCTCCGGCCCTGGCTTCCACCTCCGCCCCCGCTGAGGTCCCTGGTCCAGGCCGCAAGACCCGCAAGGGCAAGCAGAAGGCGGCAGCCACTGCGGGGGGCGAGGGTGGCCCTGGCACAAGTAGCAGTGGAGCAGCTGTTGGGGGTAGAGACACTCCCCAGCCTCTGCCCAGGAGACGCGGCCGTGGGGATCCAGGCCGCAGCGATGGCCCCCGGGGTGCCGCAGCAGCCTCCTCAGCCCGGGCTGAGCTCCAGGTACAGATCCCAGCAGAATTAAAGCCACTGCTTGTGCAAGATTGGGAGCTGGTGACCAAGCAGGGCCGCCTTGTGGCGCTCCCAGCCGCCAAGAACGTGGACTCCATCCTGGAGGACTATGTGCGCCATAGGAAGGCCCACGGCGGCACCGGAGACCACCTGGAGTACGCTGCCGACGAGGTGGCCGGCGGCATCCGCGCCTACTTCAACGTCATGCTAGGCCCCCAGCTGCTATACGAGCGCGAGCGCCCACAGCACAACCGTGTCCTGGCCGCGCACCCCGACGTGCCCATGTCTGGCCTCTATGGCGCCCCACATCTGCTGCGCCTATTCGTGCGTATTGGAACCGCCCTCTCTTACACGCCCTTCGACGACAAGAGCCTGGCCCTGCTCTTTGGCTACCTGCACGACTTTCTGCGCTATCTGGCCAGCGACCCCTCAGCCTTCTTCGATGTCTCCGACTACAAGGAGGCCCCTGAGGCCAGCCAGAAGGCTGCCCGAACCACCGAGACCAGCCAGAAGGCGGCCTGA